In one window of Zhihengliuella sp. ISTPL4 DNA:
- the nagB gene encoding glucosamine-6-phosphate deaminase, with translation MAEVVIVENAEAAGALVATEIVELIDRRPDAVLGLATGSTPLPVYQALRSRLAGRDVSQVRGFALDEYVGIDPSHPESYRSVITREVVEPLGLDPERIHVPNGAEATIQHAGVDYDASIAAAGGVDLQILGIGTDGHIGFNEPGSSFASRTRVKTLTQQTREDNARFFDAIDDVPMHCITQGLGTILEARHLVLLAFGAGKAEAVAGAVEGPLTALLPGSAIQLHPHATVVVDEAAASKLRLADYYRYTFANKPSWQGI, from the coding sequence ATGGCTGAGGTCGTCATCGTCGAGAATGCCGAGGCCGCCGGTGCCCTGGTCGCCACCGAGATCGTCGAACTCATCGACCGCCGCCCCGACGCGGTGCTCGGACTCGCAACCGGATCGACCCCGCTGCCGGTCTATCAGGCTCTCCGCAGCCGCCTCGCGGGACGCGACGTCTCGCAGGTGCGCGGCTTCGCACTGGACGAGTACGTCGGCATCGATCCCTCCCACCCGGAGAGCTACCGCTCGGTGATCACCCGCGAGGTGGTCGAGCCGCTCGGCCTCGACCCTGAGCGCATCCACGTCCCGAACGGCGCGGAGGCGACCATTCAGCACGCGGGGGTGGACTACGACGCGTCCATCGCCGCGGCGGGCGGGGTGGACCTGCAGATCCTCGGCATCGGCACGGACGGGCACATCGGCTTCAACGAGCCCGGGTCCTCTTTCGCCTCCCGCACGCGGGTGAAGACCCTCACCCAGCAGACCCGCGAGGACAACGCCCGCTTCTTCGACGCCATCGACGACGTTCCGATGCACTGCATCACGCAGGGCCTCGGCACCATCCTCGAGGCTCGACACCTCGTGCTGCTGGCGTTCGGCGCCGGCAAGGCCGAGGCCGTGGCCGGCGCGGTCGAGGGCCCGCTCACCGCGCTGCTGCCCGGGTCGGCCATCCAGCTGCACCCGCACGCGACCGTCGTCGTCGACGAGGCCGCCGCCTCGAAGCTGCG
- a CDS encoding ROK family protein: MTVAALADLVGRPLRVGLDVGGTKIDAVAVDPAGTILARLRRPTGWGEDAVVDSIVSTVAALAEESGLPLSAVGSAGIGIPGLVDAEAGRVLHAVNLGVESLDLAARAEQALGIPFRVENDVKAAALGAAVLSDVAGSMAYLNLGTGVAAGIVVDGRIWRGSRGTAGEVGHLSVDPRGRLCGCGQRGCVETFCGGGALAKAWGRPGALPVKDIVDAAEAGDPHALALQADLFFGAAAAVRVLVLSADVETVVIGGGLTALGGRLAEGIRAALHAGAEASPFLRSLRLDERIELLPAGSPAAAFGAALVGASQSEKEIVPHG; encoded by the coding sequence ATGACCGTCGCTGCCCTCGCCGACCTCGTCGGTCGGCCCCTTCGCGTGGGCCTGGACGTCGGCGGTACGAAGATCGACGCGGTCGCCGTCGACCCGGCGGGGACGATCCTCGCCCGACTCCGCCGCCCCACCGGCTGGGGCGAGGACGCCGTCGTCGACAGCATCGTCTCGACCGTCGCGGCGCTCGCCGAGGAGAGCGGGCTCCCGTTGTCCGCCGTCGGTTCCGCCGGTATCGGCATCCCCGGTCTCGTGGACGCGGAGGCGGGGCGTGTTCTCCATGCCGTGAACCTCGGGGTGGAATCGCTCGACCTCGCGGCGCGCGCCGAGCAGGCGCTCGGGATTCCCTTCCGGGTGGAGAACGACGTGAAGGCCGCCGCGCTCGGCGCCGCCGTCCTGAGCGACGTCGCGGGCTCGATGGCCTATCTCAACCTCGGCACCGGGGTCGCCGCCGGCATCGTCGTGGACGGACGCATCTGGCGGGGCTCGCGGGGAACCGCCGGCGAGGTCGGGCACCTCTCGGTCGATCCCCGTGGGCGGCTCTGCGGGTGCGGACAGCGCGGCTGCGTGGAGACCTTCTGCGGTGGGGGCGCTCTGGCCAAGGCCTGGGGGCGCCCTGGCGCCCTCCCCGTCAAGGACATCGTCGACGCGGCCGAGGCGGGGGATCCGCACGCCCTGGCGCTGCAGGCGGACCTCTTCTTCGGTGCGGCAGCGGCCGTGCGCGTTCTCGTGCTGTCCGCCGACGTCGAGACCGTGGTCATCGGCGGTGGCCTCACCGCTCTGGGCGGACGGCTTGCGGAAGGGATCCGTGCGGCTCTGCACGCGGGGGCCGAGGCGTCACCGTTCCTGAGGTCCCTCCGGCTGGATGAGAGAATCGAACTGCTCCCCGCGGGTTCGCCCGCCGCCGCTTTCGGCGCCGCCCTGGTGGGCGCATCCCAATCTGAGAAGGAGATCGTTCCGCATGGCTGA
- a CDS encoding ROK family transcriptional regulator produces MSVSDDQRPAATTDFVAANAHAFGPARHLRSRTKVLPEHARGHNRALVLQTLYHSGAMSRADLSRETGLTRVTISDLVAEFIADGIVVEIGVREAVGPGKPPILIDIDRVGHQIIGLDLSGPTAFEGAVLSLDGDVLERRQVPRPERPDGDAAYEALRALAQSLVEIATQPVLGVGIGTPGVVRPDGLVLSSPNLGWTDFPLEAKLSLELDLPVLARNDANAAVLAEYTFGEAEADFMLIKIGRGVGAGLITGSQPLLGSRFAAGEIGHVVVGTDGGPRCACGKIGCLEAWLSVSRMQEAIDADPAAREEILRDSGTRMAIAIAPIVAALDLSEVVLSGPTGLLDGTLIDAAVETLHARTLEGVFEDVMVRLTRQDDIVLRGAAVMVLSGQLGVS; encoded by the coding sequence ATGTCCGTTTCGGATGACCAGCGCCCAGCGGCGACGACAGACTTCGTCGCCGCGAACGCGCACGCCTTCGGCCCCGCGCGTCACCTCCGTTCGCGCACCAAGGTGCTCCCCGAGCACGCGCGCGGACACAACCGCGCTCTCGTGCTGCAGACGCTCTACCACTCGGGGGCGATGAGTCGCGCGGATCTCTCTCGTGAGACGGGCCTCACCCGTGTGACGATCTCCGACCTCGTCGCGGAGTTCATCGCCGACGGCATCGTCGTCGAGATCGGCGTCCGCGAGGCCGTCGGCCCGGGCAAGCCGCCCATCCTCATCGACATCGACCGGGTCGGCCACCAGATCATCGGACTGGACCTCTCCGGGCCGACGGCATTCGAGGGTGCCGTCCTCAGCCTCGACGGCGACGTGCTGGAACGACGGCAGGTGCCGCGGCCCGAGAGGCCCGACGGCGATGCGGCGTACGAGGCGCTGCGCGCGCTCGCACAGAGCCTCGTCGAGATCGCCACGCAGCCCGTGCTCGGCGTGGGCATCGGCACCCCGGGTGTCGTGCGCCCGGACGGACTCGTGCTCAGCTCGCCCAACCTCGGCTGGACCGACTTCCCGCTCGAGGCGAAGCTCAGCCTCGAGCTCGACCTCCCCGTCCTCGCTCGGAACGACGCGAACGCGGCGGTGCTCGCCGAGTACACCTTCGGCGAGGCGGAAGCCGACTTCATGCTCATCAAGATCGGTCGCGGTGTCGGTGCCGGGCTGATCACCGGAAGCCAGCCACTCCTCGGCAGCCGATTCGCCGCGGGGGAGATCGGTCACGTCGTCGTCGGCACCGACGGCGGCCCTCGGTGCGCCTGCGGCAAGATCGGCTGCCTCGAGGCGTGGCTGAGCGTGAGCCGGATGCAGGAGGCGATCGACGCCGACCCGGCCGCGCGCGAGGAGATCCTCCGTGACTCCGGCACCCGCATGGCCATCGCCATCGCCCCCATCGTCGCCGCGCTCGACCTGTCCGAGGTCGTGCTCTCCGGGCCCACCGGACTGCTTGACGGCACCCTCATCGACGCGGCGGTCGAGACGCTGCACGCGCGCACGCTCGAGGGTGTCTTCGAAGACGTCATGGTGCGCTTGACCCGTCAGGACGACATCGTGCTCCGCGGTGCCGCCGTCATGGTGCTCTCCGGCCAACTGGGGGTGTCGTGA
- a CDS encoding family 20 glycosylhydrolase has product MLLSAEKAAAGLVRVYRRATVVDGTGAERFVADVAVEGARVVAVVREGDAGTFELPDGAVEVDAAGLVLAPGFIDMHAHSDLAVLRGAAHDAKIRQGVTTEVLGQDGLGYAPLDDATAAVIPAQIAGWNGLPGAVPWRSMDDLLGAIDGVAVANAAVLVPQGNLRMIVVGHDNRPATTKEITAMVDLLGQALDAGAFGMSSGLTYTPGMYADVAELEVLCRVVAERGGYWAPHTRSYGGAALDAYREAIEIGRRTGCPVHLTHATMNFAPNRGRSAELLALVDEAVADGVDVTLDTYPYLPGATTLSALLPSRLAATGDLLGSLAALDARGREAVRVELEEIGCDGFHGEVADWSVIQISGTANPALAGLVGRTVADIAAESGRRAVDVVIDTILADAGATGVLMHIGDEDNVRAIMRHPRHSGGSDGILIGARPHPRGRGTFPRYLGHYVRELGVLSLEEAVRHLSGNPAARLGLDRGDAPRGVLRAGATADLVLFDPETIAAGATFEDPHGTPRGVHEVLVAGVPVVTDGEPTGAVAGRALRMPPPAPRATVPRISARIDPLAPGFRWTPETPIDAAPELAAAVGRLGGGRADGSLPAIRLVVDAELGTVAATAGRHPDEAFRVTVAASGVEVAGATPEGVFRGVTTLRQLRDPEGDPALAATIPAGRWEGAPAYAWRGAMLDVARHFRPAEDVRRLIDLLADHQLNILHLHLTDDQGWRFEVPGYPRLTEVGARREATQRGHGPEATVEPGVHEGFYTTAELRELVRYAAERFVTLVPEVELPGHVQAALAAYPELGNVDVAEPATGPWERFGVNARTLAPTEEALAFGRAAIDALCEVFPSAWIGIGGDEVPVTEWAESPAAAARMRELGLETAHDVQPWFTAHFVEHVRRRGRTALAWDEVLEGEVPEGVRILAWRGPVAMREALRRGIPVVGCPDLEVYLDYPQSESTEEPIRVGPPLTIERSYSFRVVDGAVGGQANVWTEHLPSRDRVDFAMFPRLAAIAERLWDGGEPAPYADFARRLPTHLRRLAAAGVRYRPLDGPTPEQRRPGVPGKPMSIETREGIVAGLVERLLRSASDEAPSGTA; this is encoded by the coding sequence ATGCTTCTGAGCGCCGAGAAGGCCGCGGCCGGCCTGGTACGCGTCTATCGGCGCGCGACCGTCGTCGACGGCACCGGCGCCGAGCGGTTCGTCGCGGATGTCGCGGTGGAGGGGGCCAGGGTGGTGGCGGTCGTCCGCGAGGGCGACGCAGGGACGTTCGAGCTGCCGGACGGTGCGGTCGAGGTCGACGCGGCCGGCCTGGTGCTCGCGCCCGGGTTCATCGACATGCACGCGCACAGCGATCTCGCGGTGCTCCGGGGCGCCGCGCACGACGCGAAGATCCGTCAGGGCGTCACGACCGAGGTGCTCGGGCAGGACGGCCTGGGCTATGCGCCGCTGGACGATGCCACCGCCGCTGTCATCCCCGCGCAGATCGCGGGCTGGAACGGGCTGCCCGGGGCCGTGCCGTGGCGGTCGATGGACGATCTGCTGGGGGCGATCGACGGCGTGGCCGTGGCCAACGCGGCCGTCCTCGTGCCGCAGGGCAATCTCCGGATGATCGTCGTCGGCCACGACAACCGCCCGGCGACCACCAAGGAGATCACGGCCATGGTCGACCTCCTCGGCCAGGCTCTGGACGCCGGGGCCTTCGGAATGTCGAGTGGCCTGACCTACACGCCGGGGATGTACGCCGATGTCGCCGAGCTGGAGGTCCTCTGCCGCGTGGTCGCGGAACGCGGAGGCTACTGGGCGCCGCACACGCGCAGCTACGGCGGTGCTGCCCTGGACGCGTATCGCGAGGCGATCGAGATCGGCCGCCGCACCGGGTGCCCTGTCCACCTCACGCATGCGACCATGAACTTCGCGCCGAACCGGGGCCGCTCCGCGGAGCTGCTGGCGCTCGTGGACGAGGCGGTGGCCGATGGGGTCGACGTCACGTTGGACACGTATCCGTACCTGCCGGGCGCGACCACCCTCTCCGCCCTCCTGCCGAGCCGCCTGGCGGCGACCGGTGATCTGCTGGGCTCCTTGGCCGCCCTCGACGCGCGAGGGCGCGAGGCCGTCCGGGTGGAGCTCGAGGAGATCGGGTGCGACGGCTTCCACGGGGAGGTCGCCGACTGGTCGGTGATCCAGATCTCCGGGACCGCGAACCCCGCCCTGGCCGGACTCGTCGGCCGGACGGTCGCCGACATCGCCGCCGAGTCGGGGCGCCGGGCCGTCGATGTCGTGATCGACACGATCCTCGCCGACGCGGGAGCCACCGGCGTGCTCATGCACATCGGCGACGAAGACAACGTCCGAGCCATCATGCGGCACCCCCGGCACTCCGGCGGCAGCGACGGCATCCTCATCGGAGCGCGGCCGCACCCCCGCGGACGCGGCACCTTCCCCCGCTATCTCGGGCACTACGTCCGGGAACTCGGGGTGCTGAGCCTCGAGGAAGCCGTGCGCCACCTCTCCGGCAACCCGGCCGCGCGCCTGGGCCTCGACCGCGGCGACGCGCCGCGCGGCGTCCTCCGCGCCGGGGCTACCGCCGACCTGGTGCTGTTCGACCCCGAGACGATCGCGGCGGGGGCGACGTTCGAGGACCCGCACGGAACGCCGCGCGGGGTGCACGAGGTGCTCGTCGCCGGCGTGCCGGTCGTCACGGACGGTGAGCCGACGGGGGCTGTCGCCGGACGTGCGCTGCGCATGCCGCCGCCGGCGCCGCGCGCGACCGTGCCGCGCATCTCCGCGCGCATCGACCCGCTGGCGCCCGGGTTCCGGTGGACCCCGGAGACGCCCATCGACGCCGCTCCCGAGCTGGCCGCCGCCGTCGGACGTCTCGGCGGCGGGCGAGCGGACGGCTCCCTGCCCGCCATCCGTCTCGTGGTCGACGCGGAGCTGGGAACCGTAGCAGCCACGGCGGGGCGTCACCCTGACGAGGCTTTCCGGGTGACCGTGGCCGCCTCCGGGGTCGAGGTCGCCGGTGCGACCCCCGAGGGCGTCTTCCGCGGGGTGACGACACTCCGCCAGCTCCGCGATCCCGAGGGGGATCCCGCGCTTGCGGCGACGATTCCGGCGGGGCGCTGGGAGGGGGCACCCGCGTATGCCTGGCGCGGCGCGATGCTCGATGTGGCCAGGCACTTCCGTCCCGCGGAGGATGTGCGCCGCCTCATCGACCTGCTGGCGGACCATCAGCTCAACATCCTGCACCTGCACCTGACGGACGATCAGGGATGGCGCTTCGAGGTGCCCGGCTACCCGCGGCTCACCGAGGTCGGCGCACGGCGCGAGGCCACCCAGCGCGGACACGGTCCGGAGGCGACGGTGGAGCCCGGCGTGCACGAGGGCTTCTACACCACAGCCGAGTTGCGCGAGCTGGTGCGGTATGCGGCCGAGCGCTTCGTCACGCTCGTGCCCGAGGTCGAGCTGCCGGGGCACGTCCAGGCCGCGCTCGCCGCCTATCCGGAGCTCGGCAACGTCGATGTCGCGGAGCCGGCGACCGGACCGTGGGAGCGTTTCGGCGTGAACGCGCGCACCCTCGCGCCGACCGAGGAAGCGCTGGCGTTCGGCCGTGCCGCCATCGATGCGCTGTGCGAGGTGTTCCCGTCCGCGTGGATCGGGATCGGTGGCGACGAGGTCCCGGTCACGGAATGGGCGGAGAGCCCCGCGGCGGCGGCGCGGATGCGAGAGCTCGGGCTGGAGACGGCGCACGATGTGCAGCCCTGGTTCACAGCACACTTCGTCGAGCACGTCCGCCGCAGGGGGCGAACGGCCCTGGCCTGGGACGAGGTGCTGGAGGGCGAGGTTCCCGAAGGAGTGCGGATCCTCGCCTGGCGGGGCCCGGTCGCCATGCGGGAGGCGCTGCGACGGGGGATCCCGGTCGTGGGCTGTCCGGACCTCGAGGTCTACCTCGACTATCCGCAGTCCGAGTCGACGGAGGAGCCCATCCGGGTCGGCCCGCCGCTCACCATCGAACGGTCGTACTCGTTCCGCGTCGTCGACGGCGCGGTCGGCGGTCAGGCGAACGTCTGGACCGAGCACCTGCCGAGCAGGGACCGGGTCGACTTCGCGATGTTCCCCCGCCTCGCCGCGATCGCGGAACGGCTGTGGGACGGCGGAGAACCGGCGCCGTACGCCGACTTCGCGCGACGCCTGCCCACGCATCTGCGCCGTCTCGCGGCGGCGGGGGTGCGGTATCGTCCGCTGGACGGTCCGACGCCGGAGCAGCGGCGACCGGGCGTGCCTGGGAAGCCGATGTCGATCGAGACGCGGGAGGGGATCGTCGCCGGGCTCGTCGAACGCCTGCTCCGATCGGCGTCGGACGAGGCCCCGTCGGGCACGGCCTGA
- a CDS encoding alanine racemase, protein MPLQIPDPVLGTWAKGFPARATGLRLSQVAAADLRLSDLQTPVLTVHADAIAHNEDTVFGWAAREGVRLAPHGKTTMAPALWQRLLDAGAWGISVATPWQARVAVDAGVDTVLIANGVTDGAAARELGALLVADADLRILCGADSLAGVAILAEALADAPRPLDVLVELGGAQGRTGARTVGEGERIAEAIAAAPGLRLAGVTGYEGPFGPDRSADSVAAVDGFLATLIELHRRLRYPDGLRPVLSAGGSAFPDRAAAVLGTVSGEAEVVLRSGAFQIHDDGFYSRMSPFGPLTDTAPLRSAMHAWSRVVSHPEPGLALLDAGRRDVPFDIDLPVPQSVAGAVTALNDQHAFLRPADGETVDVGDVVRLGLSHPCTAFDKWRVVAVIDDPDAADPRVIGAVATCF, encoded by the coding sequence ATGCCTCTACAAATTCCGGATCCCGTTCTCGGCACCTGGGCGAAGGGGTTCCCGGCGCGCGCGACGGGGTTGCGGCTGTCGCAGGTCGCCGCTGCCGACCTGCGCCTCTCCGACCTCCAGACCCCGGTGCTCACGGTGCACGCCGACGCGATCGCGCACAACGAGGACACGGTGTTCGGCTGGGCCGCGCGGGAGGGCGTCCGCCTCGCTCCGCACGGCAAGACCACGATGGCCCCGGCCCTGTGGCAGCGGCTGCTGGACGCCGGAGCCTGGGGCATCTCCGTCGCGACGCCGTGGCAGGCCCGCGTCGCCGTCGACGCCGGCGTCGACACGGTGCTCATCGCCAACGGGGTGACCGATGGCGCGGCCGCGCGTGAGCTGGGCGCGCTGCTCGTCGCCGATGCGGATCTGCGGATCCTGTGCGGGGCGGATTCCCTCGCCGGTGTGGCGATCCTCGCCGAGGCGCTCGCCGACGCCCCGCGCCCCCTCGACGTGCTCGTCGAGCTCGGCGGTGCACAGGGACGGACCGGCGCCAGGACGGTGGGGGAGGGCGAGCGCATCGCCGAGGCCATCGCGGCGGCTCCCGGCCTCCGCCTTGCCGGGGTGACCGGCTACGAGGGGCCCTTCGGCCCGGACCGATCCGCCGACTCCGTCGCGGCGGTCGACGGCTTCCTCGCCACGCTCATCGAGCTGCACCGCCGGCTGCGCTATCCGGACGGCCTCCGCCCCGTGCTCAGCGCCGGCGGGAGTGCCTTCCCCGACCGCGCCGCAGCGGTGCTCGGGACGGTGAGCGGAGAGGCCGAGGTCGTGCTGCGGTCGGGGGCGTTCCAGATCCACGATGACGGCTTCTACTCCCGCATGTCGCCGTTCGGCCCGCTCACCGACACCGCACCGCTGCGCTCGGCGATGCACGCCTGGTCGCGTGTGGTGTCGCACCCGGAGCCCGGGCTCGCCCTGCTGGACGCCGGGCGCCGCGACGTGCCGTTCGACATCGACCTCCCCGTGCCGCAGTCCGTCGCCGGCGCCGTCACGGCCCTGAACGACCAGCACGCTTTCCTGCGGCCCGCCGACGGGGAGACGGTCGACGTGGGCGACGTCGTCCGCCTGGGCCTCTCGCATCCGTGCACCGCCTTCGACAAGTGGCGCGTCGTCGCCGTGATCGACGACCCCGACGCCGCCGACCCGCGGGTGATCGGCGCGGTGGCGACATGCTTCTGA
- a CDS encoding RidA family protein → MTAKTRVSTDAAPAPAHTFSQGVRKGPIVQVSGQGPVDPQTNEYLYPGDVAAQTTRTLENVKAIVEASGATFDDVVMLRVYLTKREDFPIMNEAYGAFVEAHTTGGVLPSRTTVFTGLPREEMLVEIDGLAVVD, encoded by the coding sequence ATGACCGCGAAGACACGAGTTTCCACCGACGCCGCCCCCGCCCCCGCGCACACGTTCTCGCAGGGCGTCCGCAAGGGCCCGATCGTCCAGGTCTCCGGCCAGGGCCCCGTGGACCCGCAGACCAACGAATACCTGTACCCCGGCGACGTCGCGGCACAGACCACCCGCACCCTCGAGAACGTCAAGGCCATCGTCGAGGCATCCGGTGCCACCTTCGACGACGTCGTGATGCTCCGCGTGTACCTCACCAAGCGCGAGGACTTCCCGATCATGAACGAGGCCTACGGGGCGTTCGTGGAGGCGCACACGACCGGGGGCGTGCTCCCGTCTCGCACCACCGTCTTCACCGGCCTCCCCCGGGAGGAGATGCTCGTCGAGATCGACGGACTCGCCGTCGTCGACTGA
- a CDS encoding L,D-transpeptidase, producing MWFVTDLISTPGAATGAQPDDATPTSVLTPSDAPTDAVPPQTGEQPLAWAPTEPAPRKRRLGLWIGLGLGVVALGAGAASMILIAPGTTVAGIPVGWMTPGAAADAISSHLAQTEVTLTGEGGDAVLTGAELGATADATALADTAFSAHPMWNLGSWMGDPVPADIVLDQETASAALRDAVPGSFTDPVDAGVVFDAANGSYVVTPSVPGTGIDVASLNAAFIEAVGDGRSTFEYPGGPAEAAPAVSDDDATATATTLNTMLSTIGFYVGEERTVPVSPEVAASWLTVVDDDGQLRIEADPKAIQATVDTLPAAVDRAPVNATNIVDSAGTVLRAEQEGVAGRALGDTSQIADQFATQLAAGDGAFMLSVTETPFETTNLFRRAEINLSTQRAYLFENDEVVQSWAVSTGLPGTPTPTGNFKVFAHTAMQDMGCFEGAPYCTEDVPWITWFAPNIGFHGTYWHNNFGNRMSHGCVNLPIDLAKYVYDWSPEGLEVAVYN from the coding sequence GTGTGGTTCGTGACCGATCTGATTTCAACGCCGGGCGCTGCAACGGGGGCACAGCCCGACGATGCGACGCCGACGAGCGTCTTGACGCCGTCCGATGCTCCGACCGACGCGGTTCCGCCGCAGACCGGCGAGCAGCCTCTCGCCTGGGCTCCCACCGAGCCGGCGCCGAGGAAGCGCCGTCTCGGCCTGTGGATCGGTCTCGGCCTCGGAGTGGTTGCGCTCGGTGCCGGTGCCGCCTCGATGATCCTCATCGCCCCCGGCACCACCGTCGCCGGGATCCCGGTCGGCTGGATGACGCCCGGCGCGGCGGCCGATGCGATCAGCTCGCACCTCGCCCAGACGGAAGTCACCCTCACGGGCGAGGGCGGCGACGCCGTGCTCACCGGAGCTGAACTGGGCGCGACCGCTGATGCCACCGCCCTCGCGGATACCGCGTTCTCCGCGCACCCGATGTGGAACCTCGGCTCCTGGATGGGCGACCCCGTCCCCGCTGACATCGTCCTCGACCAGGAGACCGCCTCCGCCGCGCTCCGCGACGCCGTACCAGGGAGCTTCACCGACCCGGTCGACGCCGGGGTCGTCTTCGACGCCGCGAACGGGTCGTACGTCGTCACACCGTCCGTTCCGGGAACGGGCATCGACGTTGCCAGCCTGAACGCCGCCTTCATCGAGGCCGTAGGCGACGGCCGCTCGACGTTCGAGTACCCCGGTGGTCCAGCCGAAGCGGCGCCCGCCGTGTCCGACGACGACGCCACGGCGACCGCGACCACGCTCAACACCATGCTCTCGACCATCGGCTTCTACGTCGGCGAGGAGCGGACCGTCCCGGTGTCCCCCGAGGTGGCCGCCTCCTGGCTGACAGTGGTCGACGACGATGGCCAGCTTCGCATCGAGGCCGACCCGAAGGCGATCCAGGCCACCGTCGACACGCTGCCCGCGGCCGTGGATCGCGCCCCTGTCAACGCGACCAACATCGTCGACTCCGCCGGCACCGTGCTGCGCGCCGAGCAGGAGGGTGTCGCGGGGCGCGCCCTCGGCGACACCTCGCAGATCGCCGACCAGTTCGCGACCCAGCTCGCCGCGGGCGATGGCGCCTTCATGCTCTCGGTGACGGAGACGCCCTTCGAGACGACGAACCTGTTCCGTCGCGCGGAGATCAACCTCAGCACGCAGCGGGCGTACCTGTTCGAGAACGACGAGGTCGTGCAGTCCTGGGCGGTCTCGACCGGGCTCCCGGGAACGCCGACGCCGACCGGCAACTTCAAGGTCTTCGCGCACACCGCCATGCAGGACATGGGGTGCTTCGAAGGGGCACCGTACTGCACCGAGGACGTGCCCTGGATCACCTGGTTCGCTCCGAACATCGGCTTCCACGGCACCTACTGGCACAACAACTTCGGCAACCGGATGAGCCACGGCTGCGTCAACCTGCCGATCGACCTCGCCAAGTACGTCTACGACTGGTCTCCCGAGGGCCTCGAGGTCGCCGTCTACAACTGA